A segment of the Pristiophorus japonicus isolate sPriJap1 chromosome 1, sPriJap1.hap1, whole genome shotgun sequence genome:
tccatggtgtcctgtccaatatttatcccccaattgttatcactaaaacaaattatcttttCATTATCACaaggttgtttgtgggaccttgctgtgggcaaattggttgttatttgctacattacaacacttcaaaaatacttcattggctggaaagcactttgggatgtactgaggttctgaaaggtgctatgtgagtgcaagttatttctttacttTATTGCAAACCCTCTGAAACATACTGAGCTATGtttatttttccaagtgccaaacATTCAAAATGAACCATTTCTTTTTAGATCAGAATGGTGTCACAGCCATTTCCATCCTACTCCACACTGCTCTCCTGTCCACTGGCTATTCAGCAGAACTGCGCAGGTGCGGCGTTTCTTTTGGGCGAGGGGTGAGAGGTCGCACATCCGGGTAGAGTCGCGCTGCCACGTCTGGTTCCTGTGTCCTTAACATCCGGGAGTTGGAGCGCCTCGAGCTGCAACCGCCGGTTAAATTTTAAACCTGCTCCCAGAGAAACTTGATCCCGCGCCCGCTCGGCCCCGGTCCCCCGCTCTCCCGCTCCGTGCGCACAGGGAAGCCCAGCCCGAGCCGGTATGTGGGCCAGGCTGTTGCTGCAACTGCTGTGGGCCCAGCTCCTGTTGCCGCTGGTCCGCGGCTCTGAGCTCACCTTCGAGTTACCCGACAACGCCAAGCAATGTTTCTACGAGGACATCGTGCAGGGCACCAAGTGCACGCTCGAGTTCCAGGTGAGGGAAGGGAatagggggaagtggaggggggagagagagagagagggggggtggggggggggagggagagagagagagagagagggggagtgtgggaggggggagggagagagagagagggggagtgtgggagggggggagagcgagagagggggagtgtggggggggaaagggagagagaggggaagtgtggggggggggcgagagagagagagagagagggggggtgggggggaagggggagtgtgggggggggggaagggagagggggtgtgtgtggggggggggggagggagagggggagtgtggggggggaagggagagggagagtgtgggggagagagagagggagagtgtgggggagagagagagggagagtgtggaggggggagagagagagagggcgagtgtggggggggggaagagagagggcgagtgtgggggggggggacggaagagagagggcgagtgtggggggggggacgggagagagagggggagtgtggggggggcgagagagagagggggagtgtgggggggggacgggagagagagggggagtgtgggggagggagagggggagtgtggggggggaagggagagggggagtgtgggggggggaagggagagggggagtgtgggggggggaagggagagggggagtgtggggggggggaagggagagggggagtgtgggggggaagggagagggggagtgtgtgggggggaagggagagggggagtgtgtggggggggagggagagggggagtgtgtggggggggagggagagggggagtgtgtggggggggagggagagggggagtgtgtggggggggagggagagggggagtgtgggagggggaagggagagggggtgggagggggaagggagagggggtgggagggggaagggagagggggtggggggggaagggagagggggagtgtgtgggggggaagggagagggggagtgtgtgggggggaagggagagggggagtgtgggggaagggagagggggagtgtgtgggagagagagagagaggggggagagtgtggggggagggagagagagagagagaggggggggagagtgggggggagagagagagagagagaggggggagagtgtgggggggggagagggggggagagagaggagtgtgggtgggggagagaggagtgagggagtgtgggtgggagggagaggagtgagggagtgtgggtgggagggagaggagtgagggagtgtgggtggggggggagggggagtgtgggtggggggagagagaggaggaggagtgtgggtggggggagagggagggagtgtgggggagagaggggggtggtggggggagggtgtgtgtgggggggggagagagggggagtgtggggggggagagagggggagtgtggggggggagagagggggagtgtggggggggagagagggggagtgtgggggggggagagagggggagtgtgggggggggagagagggggagtgtggggggggggggagagagggggagtgtggggggggggggaagagagggggagtgtggggggggggggagagagggggagtgtgggggggggggagagagggggagtgtgggggggggggagagagggggagtagggggggcgggagagagggggagtaggggggggcaagagagggggggagtaggggggaagagagggggagtgtaggggggaagagagggggagtgtaggggggaagagagggggagtgagagtgggggggagagagggagtggggcagagagggggagtgtggtggggggggagagagggggagtgtggtggggggggagagagggggagtgtggtggggggggagagagggggagtgtggtggggggggagagagggggagtgtggtggggggggagagagggggagtgtggtgagggggagtgtggtggggggggagagaggggggagtgtggtggggggggagagaggggggagtgtgatggggggggagagaggggggagtgtgatggggggggggggagagagggtggattgcgtggggtggaggggagagaggggggattgcgtggggtggaggggagagaggggggattgcgtggggtggaggggagagaggggggattgcgtggagaggagagagagggggggagtgcgtggggtggagaggagagaggggggagtgcgtggggtggaggggagagagagggggagtgcatggggtggaggggagagagagggggagtgcgtggggggaagggagggggggagtgcgggggggaagggagagggggagtgcgggcggggaagggagagggggagtgcgggggggaagggagagggggattgcgggggtggaagggagagggggattgcgggggggaagggagagggggattgtgggggggggaagggagagggggagtgtgggtggagagagagagagggggagtgtgtggggggggaagggagagggggagtgtggggggaggaagggagagggggagtgtgggggggggaagggagagggggagtgtgggggggggaagggagagggggagggtgaggggagagagggggggaagggggtgagagggggagtgtgggggggtgagggtgagagcgagaggggggagtgtgggggtgagagagaggggagtgtgggggtgagagagaggggagtgcgtgaggggaggggagagaggcgggagtgcgtgggggggggggagtgtggcgaagggggagtgtggtgggagggggggtgaaaaGGGAGGGCATAGAGGGGGGCAGAAGGAGAAAGGGGATGGAGCGCGgctgggggaggagaaagggggatgGAGCGCGGGGGGGGGTGAAGAAAGGGGGATGgagcgcgggggggaggagaaaggaggatggagcgggggggaggagaaaggggaatggagcgggggtgggggagaggagaaaggggaatggagcgggggtgggggagaggagaaaggggaatggagagggggtggggggagaaaggggaatggagcgcgggggggaggagaaagggggatggagcgcgggggggaggagaaagggggatggagcgcggggggggagaagaaagggggatggagcgcggggggggagaagaaagggggatggagcgcggggggggggggagaaaaggtgGATGGAGCGCGGGGGGAAGGAGTAAGGTGGATGGAGcgcggggggaaggagaaaggtggatggagcgcgggggggaggagaaagggggatggagcgcggggggggggagaaagggagatggagcgcggcgggggggaggagaaatggggaTGGAGCCTGGGGGGGAGGCGAAATGGGGATGGAGtgcggggggggcgaggagaaagggggatggagcgcgggggggggggagaaagggagatggagcgcggcgggggggaggagaaagggagatggagcgcggcgggggggaggagaaatggggaTGGAGCGTGGGGGGGAGGCGAAATGGGGATGGAGtgcggggggggcgaggagaaagggggatggagcgcgggggggggaacggGAAAGGGGGATGGAGcgcggggggaggagaaagggggatggtgcgcgggggggaggagaaagggggatggagcgcgggggggggaggagaaagggggatgGAGCgcgtggggggaggagaaagggggatgGAGCgcgtggggggaggagaaagggggatgGAGCgcgtggggggaggagaaagggggatgGAGCacgtggggggaggagaaagggggatgGAGCACGGGGGGTGAGGAGAAAGGGGGATGGAGcgcggggcgggggagaggagaaaaggggatggagcgggggtgggggagaggagaaagggggatggagcgggggtgggggagagggagaggagaaagggggatggagcgggggtgggggagaggagaaagggggatggagcgggggtgggggagaggagaaagggggatggagcgggggggaggagaaaggaggatggagcgggggggaggagaaaggggaatggagcgggggggaggaaaaaggaggatggagcgggggggaggagaaaggggaatggagcgggggtgggggagaggagaaaggggaatggagcgggggtgggggagaggagaaaggggaatggagcgggggtgggggagaggagaaaggggaatggagcgggggtgggggagaggagaaagggggatggagcgggggtggggggagaaagggggatggagcgggggtgtggggagaaagggGGATGGAgcgggggtgtggggagaaagggggatggagcgggggtggggggagaaagggggatggagcggggttggggggagaaagggggatggAGCgccgggggggaggagaaagggatgGAGCGCGGTGAGTGGGGAGGAGAAAGGGGTGGAGCACAGGGGAGGAGAAAGGGATGGAGCGCGGGGGAGGAGAAAGGGATGGAGCGCGGGGGAGGAGAAAGGGATGgagcgcggtgggggggggggcgaaagaggGATGgagcgcggtggggggggggggcgaaagaggGATGTAGCGCGGAGGGGAAAGGGGGTTGGAGcgccgggggggcggtggggagagaaagggagatggAGCGCGACAGGGGGAGGGAAGCGGGGGGATGGGGAGAAAGGGGGATGGAGcgcggggggagaaagggggtgggggcggagggatgGAGGCTGGAGCGTGGCAGGagggagagtggtggaggcaggagagtggcgggggtggggagtgtgatGGAGGCAGGGGAGGGGTGGCGTCGAGGATTGGAACAGGGGGTGTGATGAAGTGGGAGAGGGATGGTGGAGGTCGAAGAGCGAGGGAGGTGTGATATTTTTGGAtactatgagtaatttgagacatggcatATGTGGCATTCTCTGGCATTACAAGTCAAATCAAGGGCTTGGCATTAAATTTCTCTTGTACTAGTGATGGTTGATCGGAACTGGCATGATACAAATGCCTGACATTTTCCCACTGTTACCTGCCATTCTATCATTAGATTAGTAGTATGGGATGTAGAGCTTGTTCGTCCTTTACTGAACTGAACATAAGCTACTATATGAGGGAGATGGGTAAATTTTACATCGCTTAAGATACATCTAATATAGGAAAATTACATATCTGAAATTAAATATAGTGTACTGATGTTGCTTCTAACTATTGAATTATTGGTACAAGTTGAATTAGTTCAAATGAAATAGATTCTGATCTTCATAGAACATAATTCTGGAAGAAACTATTGACAAAAGTTAGATTGTTAATCTGAAATTAGGGAGTCACGTTTCTATCAGAATAAGAAGCATTTGTTTGAGGTGAGGCACTTCAATGAAATATTAAACTGTTACCTGTCTTCCCTTTCATATACTGTGCTGAATTGATATGACCCACTCCTTCCAGAATTTTGTTTCAGGTTTCCAGCTATTTTTTAAATCTTTAAATATGAACCATTCAGCAATGCTTATTGACTTTCACATCTGGTTATCTCATTCCTTGGCGAGGCAAGAATTAATTGTTCTAAGTCTGTTTCCCCGATATGTTGAGTAATCAGTCGTGTTTCTCGATGTAGGACATGTAATATCGAGCAACTAGTATTTTATTTTGATACCAGCCAATTGAGGTGAACAATTTTTAAAATCCCGTTTTAAGCTGGTCTTGGTGATGCTGTGAATAGTCTAAAAGTGAAGGGATGTGATTATATCTGCATGCCATGGATTACTTTCGCACATAACATTCTTTCTTCCAGAGTTGGAAGTGAGAGCCAAAAATGACCATTATTTAGTTAAGGCAGATCTTCTCAACATTGCTATACAGGTATAATAAATCTCTCAAGGCTGTGATCTCCATGCATATAATTTTTTGTATTGGGATAATGCATCTGAAAACTATTGGGGCAGTCTTGATCCAATTCCTAATAAGTGCAATGGATCCATTGCTCAAACTTgccacaataagggaataaggggttatggagagcaggcagggaagtggacctgagtccacgatcggatcagccatgatcgtattaaatgccggagcaggctcgaggggccatatggcctactcctgctcctatttcttatgttcttatgtaattcatcATAATTGTCTGTTACACTCGGGTCGTAACAATTGTGTGTACTTATGTATTGCACATTGATGTATGGTCTGAATttatggtcggaggcttccttcaggcaAATGCTCCCGAACAGCAAGAAAAGTACGAACCTACCTGAGGATCTCGGAGGTTCATAGACTTGCGCTCCTGAGCCTCTACGCATACGCAAGCGTAAATACCTATGCATCCCAGGGGCATCCacagttcgcaagcacccctggaaTAACGTGGGCCAGGTCAACCAATGAAAAAGGGGgatccccattatgcttatggggattccatttacgtacggaatcaccatttttttaaaaaccacAAATTACACActagttaaataaaaataaatcattacatcAAAATTAATTGAAATACAATTAAATTAAACATCTAAAACAATGTAATTTTTtggaaaataaatttaaacattttaaaggaGTTAAAAATAACAATTTTAAAGGTTTTTATGTTGAAATTTGCAGCAAATCATAGGAGAGGCCTGATGGTGCTATTCTTTAACTGTCCAGAAGGCGGTGTCTAATTACCTTGCTCAAAAAAATGTTTAGCATCTCTTACAAACTGCTTTGCTTGATATCAAGAACTTGTTTGGATGTTTTTGGTATAGTCTTGACTGCACTAATCTACTGTGATATATTGTGCTTTTCTTTTCAAAACATTACTTACTATACATTTGCTGTGTTTTTAGTTAGAAATTCTGAATGTCAAAATGCAACCAAAGGTTCAAGTATTCTAGCAACCTGATTTAACAAATTGTGTTCTGTTCTAATGAGATCTACATGTTGTAGTGCTTTTCTTTGTAGTGCTTTAGCTGAAAATTTTATGCACTTTATTGACTTTTGTTTAGTTTGAGATTGTATTATGAATTTTGTACATCTAAATTGTTTAAACTCTTATGTGTTTTAACAGGTCATTACTGGTGGCCATTATGATGTAGACTGTCGGTTGGAAGATGCTGATGGTGCAGTTTTGTACAAGGAGATGAAGAAACAGTACGACAGTTTCACCTTCACAGCTTCAAGAAATGGAACTTATAAGTTCTGTTTCAGCAACGAGTTTTCCACCTTCACACACAAAACCGTGTACTTTGATTTCCAGGTTGGGGATGATCCTCCTTTGTTTCCCAATGAAAACAGAGTCTCAGCACTGACTCAGGTACA
Coding sequences within it:
- the tmed7 gene encoding transmembrane emp24 domain-containing protein 7, which gives rise to MWARLLLQLLWAQLLLPLVRGSELTFELPDNAKQCFYEDIVQGTKCTLEFQVITGGHYDVDCRLEDADGAVLYKEMKKQYDSFTFTASRNGTYKFCFSNEFSTFTHKTVYFDFQVGDDPPLFPNENRVSALTQMESACVTMHEAMKSVIDYQTHFRLREAQGRSRAEDLNSRVAFWSVGEALILLVVSLGQVVLLRSFFSDKRTTSTRVGS